The nucleotide sequence TCTGGCCCGAGCGCAGCGGCGCTCCGGGAGACCCGCGGGACGAGGTGCATCGCAAGGCGGAGCTGCAGGCCCAGATTCGCGCGCTGACCACCGAGCAGTCCCGCCTGGGCAACCTGGAGCGGCTGAAGAAGGAGCTGCGCAAGAAGCGGCTCGCCGAGAGCAAGCGCAAGCAGAAGGAGACGAAGGAGCGCCACGAGCGCGAGCGCGTGGCCCGCGCCGAGGCGTGGAAGGCTCGCAAGGCGAAGGAGATTCTGTTCCTCGGGCGCGGGGTGTCAGGCGGGCTGAACCAGCGCACCCCGGACGCGGCGAAGCTGGAGCGCCAGGGGCTGCCGAAGCTGGAGACGCCCGAGGTGCTGGCCCAGGCCCTGGGGCTCACGGTGGGCCAGCTGCGCGGGCTCTCGTACGCGCGGGGCGTATCCACGCGGACGAACTACGTGCGCTTCGCCCTGCCGAAGAAGACGGGCGGCATGCGGCTCATCTCCGCGCCGCTGCCTCGGCTGAAGGCGGCGCAGCACTGGGTGCTCGCGAACGTGCTGGAGAAGGTGGCGGTGCACGACGCGGCGCATGGCTTCCGGGCCGGGCGCTCCATCGTCAGCAACGCGAAGCCGCACGTGGGCGCGGCGGTGGTGGTGAACCTGGACCTGAAGGACTTCTTCCCCACGGTGGTGTACCCCCGGGTGAAGGGCTTCTTCGTGAAGCTGGGGTACAGCGAGGCGACGGCCACGGCGCTGGCGCTGCTGTGCACCGAGCCGGATGTGGAAGAGGTGGAGCTGGATGGGCAGCGCTACTTCGTGGCGCAGGGAGGCCGCAGGCTGCCTCAGGGCGCGCCGACTTCTCCGGCGCTGACGAACCTGCTGTGCCGGCGGCTCGACCGGCGGCTGCTGGGCGCGGCGAAGAAGCTGGGCTTCACGTACACGCGCTACGCGGATGACCTGACGTTCTCCGTGCCCAAGGGTGGTACCGGGGACGTGGGGAAGATGCTGCGGCTGGTCCGGTTCGTCGTCCACAAGGAGGGCTTCGTCCCGCATCCCGAGAAGACGCGGGTTCTGCGGCGGGGCGGGCAGCAGGAGGTGACGGGCGTCGTCGTCAACGACAAGCCCGGCGTGGACC is from Hyalangium minutum and encodes:
- a CDS encoding reverse transcriptase domain-containing protein — protein: MAQQPPRNRQELYERIQSTSKEEVVLEEMVRLGFWPERSGAPGDPRDEVHRKAELQAQIRALTTEQSRLGNLERLKKELRKKRLAESKRKQKETKERHERERVARAEAWKARKAKEILFLGRGVSGGLNQRTPDAAKLERQGLPKLETPEVLAQALGLTVGQLRGLSYARGVSTRTNYVRFALPKKTGGMRLISAPLPRLKAAQHWVLANVLEKVAVHDAAHGFRAGRSIVSNAKPHVGAAVVVNLDLKDFFPTVVYPRVKGFFVKLGYSEATATALALLCTEPDVEEVELDGQRYFVAQGGRRLPQGAPTSPALTNLLCRRLDRRLLGAAKKLGFTYTRYADDLTFSVPKGGTGDVGKMLRLVRFVVHKEGFVPHPEKTRVLRRGGQQEVTGVVVNDKPGVDRETLRRFRALLHQLEKTGPAGKKWNGSTDVIASAVGFANYVAMVDPVKGKVFQDKARALELKYGRKTVMPPRPKPGASPKPGAAAAPASAPVPSGTAGSEAPKSEEPSDPSDAPKKKWWKLF